A genomic segment from Alphaproteobacteria bacterium encodes:
- a CDS encoding HAMP domain-containing histidine kinase: MLNFLGRIHNKIVHKSQEEDYPYFTYGLFQLISNPIYYILWFFVDEQSYENIWVRTLISLSCIPLVFFKRWHPNYKRFLPLYWYIVCLYTLPFFFTFMLLKNDLSYGWSLNSLTGVVLCILFLDIESLMILVPIGTFLGWLAHHITTPLPYYDFATIKTLMITYGSAFIFGGLFAQRARKTNREKIQTMKMLAGSIAHELRTPLSAIMMNSEALLRYMPYYQDAYLKATDANLLTKKLHHSEHTNFNKIPSSLQKLSGNAQTMINMLLTNLSEGNDDNKEELCSMNQCIKEALTEYPFAAPEKTMVHWDDKDDFLFLGQKQIMKHVIFNLLKNSLYAIAAVGKGKIFINLVPSNSFETKNILVFTDTGSGIAAQHLPHIFERFYTKTRHGTGIGLAFCQTAIQGFGGKISCSSKFGENTTFTITLPILKDGKLREVAF; the protein is encoded by the coding sequence GTGCTAAATTTTTTAGGTCGAATTCATAATAAAATTGTTCATAAATCTCAAGAAGAAGATTATCCATACTTCACGTATGGTTTGTTTCAACTGATCAGCAATCCTATTTACTACATCCTCTGGTTTTTTGTTGATGAACAAAGTTATGAGAATATCTGGGTAAGAACGCTCATATCTCTTTCGTGCATACCACTGGTTTTTTTTAAACGTTGGCATCCAAACTATAAGAGGTTCTTACCACTATATTGGTATATTGTTTGTCTTTATACCCTCCCCTTCTTTTTTACCTTTATGCTCTTAAAGAATGACCTTTCTTATGGGTGGTCGCTCAACAGTCTCACTGGTGTTGTTTTATGTATTTTATTTCTTGATATAGAATCTTTAATGATTCTTGTGCCGATAGGTACTTTTCTAGGATGGCTTGCACATCATATAACAACACCGCTTCCATATTATGATTTTGCTACTATCAAAACCCTGATGATAACATACGGCTCGGCGTTTATCTTTGGAGGGTTGTTTGCTCAGCGGGCACGAAAGACTAATAGAGAAAAAATTCAAACAATGAAAATGTTAGCTGGCTCCATAGCACATGAGCTACGGACGCCTCTATCTGCCATAATGATGAACTCAGAAGCTTTATTACGTTATATGCCCTATTACCAAGATGCCTATCTCAAGGCTACAGATGCAAATTTGCTAACTAAGAAACTTCATCACAGTGAACATACCAATTTCAATAAAATACCTAGCAGTCTTCAGAAGCTCAGTGGTAATGCACAAACGATGATCAACATGCTTCTGACCAATTTAAGTGAAGGAAATGATGACAATAAAGAAGAGTTATGTTCGATGAATCAATGCATAAAAGAGGCCTTAACCGAATATCCGTTTGCTGCACCTGAAAAAACGATGGTTCATTGGGATGATAAAGATGATTTCTTGTTCCTTGGCCAAAAACAAATAATGAAGCACGTAATATTTAATTTATTGAAAAATTCTTTGTATGCCATTGCTGCTGTTGGAAAAGGGAAAATATTTATCAATCTGGTACCATCAAATTCTTTTGAAACGAAAAATATTTTAGTTTTTACAGATACGGGCTCTGGAATTGCTGCACAGCATCTTCCTCATATTTTTGAACGTTTTTATACCAAGACCCGACATGGTACAGGAATTGGCCTTGCGTTTTGCCAAACAGCTATTCAGGGATTTGGAGGAAAAATTTCTTGTTCATCTAAGTTTGGTGAAAATACAACTTTCACCATTACATTGCCTATTTTGAAGGATGGGAAACTGCGGGAAGTCGCCTTCTGA
- a CDS encoding response regulator produces the protein MIPCCFHPTTVLVIDDHCEFLEGLNLVLSPDQAIYKFFTNPKKALDVLESHIPNPFSNRYIQNVDEEQWEHRRLDVNIFDIYQEIYRPHRFDEISTIVVDYSMPEMTGLELCKKIAHLPIQKILLTGEADEQIAIQAFNEGLIQHYIRKHDRSMADQLNQAIMKAQWRYFLNLSEVALQAIAGVDVVDHAVLDSNFHIFFNNLLKEHKLKEAYICESMGSYLFLTEEAKAYGLVVSIAEELDICADIGEAHNISPSLVRQLRDRKMMMCYHDRQRLSELNAVDWVKYAYPVKTLEGVNRTYYHAFAPNIFQIDQSKVISVENIQDGKNFEVQS, from the coding sequence ATGATACCTTGTTGTTTTCACCCAACCACAGTGTTGGTTATTGATGATCATTGTGAATTCCTAGAGGGACTCAACCTTGTCCTGTCGCCTGATCAAGCTATATATAAGTTTTTTACCAATCCTAAAAAAGCATTAGACGTTCTTGAATCTCACATCCCTAATCCCTTCTCCAACCGCTATATCCAAAATGTAGATGAGGAGCAATGGGAACATCGTCGGTTAGACGTCAATATATTCGATATCTATCAGGAAATTTACAGACCTCATCGTTTTGATGAGATCTCAACAATTGTTGTTGATTACTCAATGCCAGAAATGACCGGTCTTGAATTATGTAAGAAGATTGCCCATTTGCCCATACAGAAAATCCTTTTAACAGGAGAAGCAGATGAGCAAATTGCTATTCAAGCTTTTAACGAGGGGTTGATACAGCATTATATTCGTAAACATGATCGAAGCATGGCTGACCAATTAAACCAAGCCATTATGAAAGCGCAATGGCGGTATTTTCTGAACTTATCCGAGGTTGCTCTTCAAGCAATTGCTGGCGTTGATGTTGTCGATCATGCCGTTCTCGATTCAAACTTCCACATTTTTTTCAATAATTTGCTTAAAGAACATAAGCTTAAAGAAGCATATATATGTGAATCAATGGGAAGCTATTTGTTTTTAACAGAAGAGGCTAAAGCGTATGGACTTGTCGTGAGTATTGCTGAGGAATTAGATATTTGTGCTGATATAGGAGAAGCTCATAACATTTCCCCATCACTTGTAAGACAGCTCAGGGATCGTAAAATGATGATGTGTTATCATGATCGACAACGTTTATCGGAGCTTAATGCTGTGGATTGGGTTAAATATGCTTATCCAGTCAAAACTTTGGAAGGTGTCAATCGTACCTACTACCATGCATTTGCGCCCAATATATTTCAGATTGATCAATCCAAAGTTATCTCTGTAGAGAATATCCAAGATGGAAAGAACTTTGAAGTTCAATCGTAA
- a CDS encoding class I SAM-dependent methyltransferase: protein MHYQKCQEANVTFAPISFKSRNEINENRLNWLEKYSKKLPVPNSFGNFISEQHHLDTLELFIQSTLETRHRGLFFLQKIIPQLTNKSAFLDIGPGKGKLTKWIGRKFKAITVVDPCSLALDNIRLQHFKTGTSLAKIQDNFMNTEFNTQSFDLINMSHVIYYIEKDHLIENMKRAYDLLRPNGVLVIVFNEGLHREQLAQDFGARPNSFELFLREFSIFYDVNIHLYLSKESFLVSNLASMLHICGLHLHDYGQKVDNNSLKAYIKHHYLLPEGKYSMSMYQKFAIIRKN from the coding sequence GTGCATTATCAAAAGTGCCAAGAGGCAAATGTAACGTTTGCACCTATTTCTTTTAAATCTAGGAATGAAATAAATGAGAATAGATTAAACTGGCTTGAGAAGTATTCGAAAAAACTACCTGTGCCAAATTCATTTGGTAATTTCATATCAGAGCAACACCATTTAGATACCCTTGAGTTGTTTATTCAATCAACCCTGGAAACGCGCCATAGGGGGTTATTTTTTCTTCAAAAGATAATTCCTCAATTAACTAACAAGTCTGCCTTTTTAGACATAGGTCCTGGCAAAGGAAAATTAACCAAATGGATAGGTAGAAAGTTTAAGGCTATTACCGTAGTAGACCCATGTTCATTAGCATTAGATAATATTAGGTTACAGCATTTCAAAACGGGTACTTCTTTGGCTAAAATCCAAGATAATTTTATGAACACTGAATTTAACACCCAGAGTTTTGATCTCATCAATATGTCACATGTCATTTATTATATTGAGAAAGATCATTTAATTGAAAATATGAAAAGGGCCTATGATCTTCTAAGACCGAATGGAGTCCTTGTGATTGTTTTCAATGAAGGGTTGCACAGGGAGCAGCTAGCACAGGATTTTGGAGCACGACCAAATTCTTTTGAATTATTTTTAAGAGAATTTTCAATCTTCTATGATGTAAATATTCATTTATACTTATCAAAAGAAAGTTTTCTGGTAAGTAATTTAGCATCAATGCTGCATATATGCGGGTTACATCTGCATGATTATGGGCAAAAAGTTGACAATAATTCTTTAAAAGCATATATTAAGCACCATTATTTACTTCCTGAAGGCAAGTACAGCATGAGCATGTACCAGAAGTTTGCTATCATCAGGAAAAACTAG
- a CDS encoding tetratricopeptide repeat protein, translating to MTDMNHKTILEAGSINGIKFTPREIDILACILSGRTAKKIASFLSLSPKTVENYIHNISIKLECNSRESIIDFLEASDKVHLLKQHYSELVCQFAFEQKLKEVSKKVGDVGPSCSLILWTESSDISQLEQPLKAAGVIVTLETRCIPCTMSSLMKEIQSLTSRYALYVIPNILREELEKNEGIKASQESQDQNESSTNALLFVIDKKKRVLLSLDQKTYLASLIEILKVLFPGFNFDDLITKLDQKGKTSFLQTPTKEEKSIKSLSKRRSWLALFGLLVLIMLSCTGLLIYKWGYYYTAQRQTVIRSDLAIPSESSFLSRPELLAKIEKKLTEQKGIQTIALIAPGGAGKTTLARQFAHAQKANVIWEINAETHEMLNSSFEALSQALAQTDEDQKLLKEIQNIKPMNKREDRITQFVKERLRSHSDWVLIFDNVEKFSDIQTHFPQDSATWGQGKVILATRDSNIQNNKHIGSTLQIEELTPQQKLALFSKIMSGGKENVFSHAQTEEAKIFLEKLPPFPLDVSIAAYYLKTTNITYSEYLDNLTHDNQDFTIVQESLLKEAGDYTKTRYGIVALSLNKLIDTNNDFRDLLLLVSLIDSQNIPRDLLVKYKDHTIVDNFIYNLKKYSLVTDTSSDSSEATLSFHRSIQEIILAYISRRVRLDSNNEILKNISHVLEVHTNDIIEKGNTIKIRRFKEHLEKFLTHNHLLNESNKATLATNLGYMYFILNDYINSRIYLEKNIATLNSLKNKDDMLLARTLSFLGNTYRTLGNYVAAKDSLEKSISLYKHHLPNNQLEYSRSLFYLGNVYRDLGDYGQAKNLLEMCIDINKHQSPKEDFLLSEPLTPLSHLAIVHSYLGNHKKARDLLEQSLEISKRNFSEVHFKVAHILVLLGITHGDLGNYEEAAKLLEESLVIYKKDKYENNSAVAFALTNLGNIYRKMGKFEKAKPLLKNALEMYKAYCPENTMRIANAKVNLGIFEGEIGNYITAKTLLKEALVVYQSLHGESNIFLAHIILDLGRVYLMEGELDNANNFLSKALGIYQNNNHPEKYAALESLGDLYFKKASLTVNTQGLFRDQAYNYLKQAYDIVKAHFPEDSAHIKKIKEKLAKVQV from the coding sequence ATGACAGACATGAATCATAAAACTATCCTTGAAGCAGGCTCAATAAATGGAATTAAATTTACACCCCGTGAAATTGACATTCTTGCCTGTATCTTGAGTGGTAGGACGGCTAAAAAAATAGCCTCTTTTTTGTCACTTTCTCCCAAAACCGTTGAAAACTATATTCATAACATCTCTATAAAGCTTGAGTGCAATTCTCGTGAGAGCATCATTGACTTTCTTGAAGCCTCAGATAAAGTTCATCTTTTGAAACAGCATTATTCAGAACTTGTTTGTCAATTTGCCTTTGAGCAGAAGCTAAAAGAAGTCTCTAAAAAAGTTGGTGACGTTGGACCATCGTGTTCTCTAATTCTTTGGACAGAAAGCTCTGACATTTCTCAACTGGAACAGCCTCTCAAAGCTGCTGGGGTGATTGTTACACTTGAGACTCGTTGTATTCCATGTACAATGTCTTCTCTTATGAAAGAGATACAATCTCTCACTTCAAGGTATGCTCTTTATGTTATTCCAAACATCCTTAGAGAAGAACTTGAAAAAAATGAGGGTATAAAGGCATCTCAGGAGTCACAAGACCAAAATGAAAGTTCAACCAATGCCCTTTTGTTTGTGATTGATAAAAAGAAAAGAGTTCTTCTCTCCTTGGACCAAAAGACATATTTAGCCTCATTGATTGAGATTTTAAAGGTCCTCTTTCCAGGTTTTAATTTCGATGATCTCATCACAAAGCTTGATCAGAAAGGTAAAACTTCCTTTCTTCAAACTCCTACAAAAGAAGAGAAGAGTATCAAGAGTTTGTCGAAACGGAGAAGTTGGCTTGCTCTCTTTGGGTTGCTTGTTCTGATAATGTTATCATGTACTGGCTTACTGATCTATAAATGGGGCTACTATTATACAGCTCAAAGACAAACGGTTATTCGTTCAGATTTAGCTATTCCATCAGAGTCATCTTTTCTTTCACGACCAGAGCTTCTTGCCAAGATAGAGAAGAAGCTTACGGAACAAAAGGGCATACAAACCATCGCCCTCATAGCACCGGGAGGAGCAGGAAAGACGACCCTAGCAAGGCAATTTGCCCATGCACAAAAAGCTAATGTTATTTGGGAAATCAATGCAGAAACTCATGAGATGCTTAATTCATCATTTGAAGCCTTATCCCAAGCTCTCGCTCAGACTGATGAAGATCAAAAACTCCTAAAAGAGATTCAAAATATAAAGCCTATGAATAAAAGAGAAGACAGGATCACCCAATTCGTAAAAGAGCGCTTGAGGTCACATTCAGATTGGGTTCTTATCTTTGACAACGTGGAAAAGTTTTCAGATATTCAAACACACTTTCCTCAAGATTCTGCCACGTGGGGCCAGGGGAAAGTTATTCTTGCAACACGGGACAGCAACATTCAAAACAATAAGCATATTGGTAGCACACTCCAAATCGAAGAACTTACCCCTCAGCAAAAACTGGCTCTTTTTTCTAAGATTATGAGTGGGGGAAAGGAAAACGTTTTTTCACACGCACAGACAGAAGAAGCAAAGATATTCCTTGAAAAGCTTCCCCCATTTCCTCTTGATGTATCCATTGCGGCTTATTATTTAAAAACCACAAATATTACCTACTCAGAATATCTTGATAACCTAACTCACGATAATCAAGATTTCACAATAGTCCAAGAATCCCTTTTAAAGGAAGCAGGGGATTACACCAAGACGCGATATGGGATCGTTGCGTTGTCTCTTAACAAACTTATAGATACAAACAACGATTTTAGAGATCTCCTCTTGTTGGTCAGTCTTATTGATTCCCAAAATATACCTAGAGACTTGTTAGTAAAATACAAAGACCATACGATTGTTGATAATTTCATTTATAATTTAAAAAAGTACTCTCTTGTTACAGATACATCTTCTGATTCTAGTGAAGCCACATTATCGTTTCACCGTTCGATACAAGAGATCATTTTAGCCTATATTTCAAGAAGAGTTAGACTGGATAGCAACAATGAAATTTTGAAAAATATTTCTCATGTTTTAGAAGTACATACAAATGATATAATCGAAAAGGGAAATACGATAAAGATAAGACGCTTTAAAGAACATTTAGAAAAATTTCTAACCCATAATCACTTATTAAATGAATCTAATAAGGCGACGTTGGCCACAAATTTAGGATATATGTACTTTATTTTAAACGATTATATAAACTCTAGAATATATTTAGAAAAAAATATCGCTACGTTGAATTCTCTCAAAAATAAAGATGATATGCTTCTTGCCAGAACCTTGTCTTTTTTAGGAAATACATACCGGACCTTAGGTAATTATGTAGCGGCTAAAGATAGCCTCGAGAAAAGCATTTCACTTTATAAACACCATCTCCCCAACAATCAATTAGAATATAGTCGGTCCCTCTTTTATTTGGGGAATGTTTATAGAGATTTAGGCGATTATGGTCAGGCCAAAAATCTACTTGAAATGTGTATTGATATAAACAAGCATCAATCTCCCAAAGAAGATTTCTTATTATCTGAACCATTAACACCATTATCACATTTAGCGATTGTGCATTCTTATCTTGGAAACCATAAGAAAGCACGAGATCTGTTAGAACAAAGCCTTGAGATTTCCAAACGAAATTTTTCTGAAGTTCATTTCAAGGTTGCTCATATTCTAGTTCTTTTGGGGATAACTCATGGTGACCTCGGCAACTATGAGGAAGCTGCAAAATTACTCGAAGAGTCACTTGTAATCTATAAAAAGGATAAATATGAGAATAATTCGGCGGTAGCTTTTGCTTTAACAAATCTAGGAAACATTTACCGAAAAATGGGAAAGTTTGAAAAAGCTAAACCCCTGCTTAAAAACGCCCTAGAAATGTATAAGGCATATTGCCCTGAAAATACGATGAGAATTGCGAATGCCAAGGTGAATTTAGGTATCTTTGAGGGAGAAATAGGGAATTATATAACAGCAAAAACCCTTCTTAAAGAAGCTTTAGTTGTATATCAAAGTCTCCATGGTGAATCCAATATATTCTTAGCGCATATTATATTGGATCTTGGTCGAGTCTATCTTATGGAAGGAGAATTGGATAACGCTAATAATTTCCTATCTAAAGCTTTAGGGATTTATCAAAATAACAACCATCCTGAAAAATATGCAGCTCTTGAAAGCCTAGGCGACCTCTATTTCAAAAAGGCTTCATTGACTGTAAACACTCAAGGTCTCTTTAGAGATCAAGCCTATAACTACCTAAAACAAGCCTATGATATTGTAAAAGCTCATTTCCCAGAAGATTCTGCCCATATAAAAAAAATTAAAGAAAAGCTAGCTAAGGTCCAAGTGTGA